One genomic window of Longimicrobium sp. includes the following:
- a CDS encoding class II fumarate hydratase, with product MTDTATAAGFRVEKDSLGEMRVPADALYGPQTQRAVENFPISGIRFPRRFIHALGTIKKACALANAEMGLLDRSIADAVVRAAEEVVDGRLDGQFVLDIFQTGSGTSTNMNANEVIAARATQLLGEGGSDQRVHPNDHVNMGQSSNDVIPTAMHVSARVAIHHDLAPALERLRDALRAKAEEFDDVVKSGRTHLMDATPVRLGQEFGGYASQVEHGLRRLRNASEELAELALGGTAVGTGTNAVPGFPARAIAKIGELTGLQFREAEDHFEAQGAKDAYVSASGALNTLAVSLLKIANDVRWLASGPTSGLAEITLPAVQPGSSIMPGKVNPVMSEALMMVCAQVMGNHVAVTVGGQHGNFELNVMMPVMAHNLLQSVDILARGCDAFRSRAVEGIGANRERCRELLEKNPSIATALNAYIGYDAAAKVAKEAAANYESVREVVKRHGLLSDEQLDHVLNVREMTEPGIPGGGAVGGGGG from the coding sequence ATGACCGACACCGCCACCGCCGCCGGCTTCCGCGTCGAGAAGGACTCGCTCGGCGAGATGCGCGTGCCCGCCGACGCGCTCTACGGGCCGCAGACGCAGCGCGCGGTCGAGAACTTCCCGATCAGCGGCATCCGCTTCCCCCGCCGCTTCATCCACGCGCTGGGCACCATCAAGAAGGCGTGCGCGCTGGCCAACGCCGAGATGGGCCTCCTGGACCGCTCCATCGCCGACGCCGTCGTGCGCGCGGCCGAGGAGGTGGTCGACGGGCGGCTGGACGGGCAGTTCGTGCTCGACATTTTCCAGACGGGGAGCGGCACCTCGACCAACATGAACGCCAACGAGGTGATCGCCGCGCGCGCCACGCAGCTGCTCGGCGAGGGCGGCTCGGACCAGCGCGTGCACCCCAACGACCACGTCAACATGGGGCAGAGCTCCAACGACGTGATCCCCACCGCCATGCACGTCTCCGCCCGCGTGGCCATCCACCACGACCTGGCTCCCGCGCTGGAGCGGCTGCGGGACGCGCTGCGGGCCAAGGCGGAGGAGTTCGACGACGTGGTGAAGAGCGGCCGCACCCACCTGATGGACGCCACGCCGGTGCGCCTGGGCCAGGAGTTCGGCGGCTACGCGAGCCAGGTGGAGCACGGGCTCCGGCGGCTCCGGAACGCGTCGGAGGAGCTGGCCGAGCTGGCGCTGGGCGGCACCGCGGTGGGGACGGGGACGAACGCCGTGCCCGGCTTCCCGGCGCGGGCGATCGCGAAGATCGGCGAGCTCACGGGGCTGCAGTTCCGCGAGGCGGAGGACCACTTCGAGGCGCAGGGGGCCAAGGACGCGTACGTCTCCGCCTCGGGCGCGCTCAACACACTGGCGGTCTCGCTGCTCAAGATCGCCAACGACGTGCGCTGGCTGGCGAGCGGGCCCACCTCGGGGCTGGCGGAGATCACGCTGCCGGCGGTGCAGCCGGGCTCGTCGATCATGCCGGGGAAGGTGAACCCGGTGATGAGCGAGGCGCTGATGATGGTGTGCGCGCAGGTGATGGGGAACCACGTGGCGGTCACCGTGGGCGGGCAGCACGGCAACTTCGAGCTGAACGTGATGATGCCGGTGATGGCGCACAACCTCCTGCAGTCGGTCGACATCCTGGCGCGCGGCTGCGACGCCTTCCGCTCGCGCGCGGTGGAGGGGATCGGCGCCAACCGCGAGCGCTGCCGCGAGCTGCTGGAGAAGAACCCCTCCATCGCCACCGCGCTGAACGCCTACATCGGCTACGACGCGGCGGCGAAGGTGGCCAAGGAGGCGGCGGCCAACTACGAGTCCGTCCGCGAGGTGGTGAAGCGCCACGGGCTGCTCTCCGACGAGCAGCTCGACCACGTGCTGAACGTGCGCGAGATGACCGAGCCCGGCATCCCCGGCGGGGGCGCCGTCGGCGGCGGCGGGGGATGA